In a genomic window of Desulfobacterales bacterium:
- a CDS encoding trypsin-like peptidase domain-containing protein yields MRLCPQCDQPVAEEITLCPSCGNEIGEGRKYIDDYRIVDILHEGHSSFLCRAIRERTGEMVMIRLFTPQAGVDEKVAARLTQELERLKKLPDKGFVRHYAIRKSTDGLWYRISEWIDSESWGALLTSGRLQDRQIALDLFFQMASILTVLHQEGYVIPHLILNDIMLVRAESGQLEVKVDYKLSRFFDPKNDRPGPMLKKLLNVHPDIVNHRPLDFRSDIWSLGKIFVEMLSADLDTTDYLVKVDELNLPEAAKVLLKVMLADDPDIRPRSMAEVAISLARIKEKPVDEKPEPVPSPAAVARRLTIKGLQNRISILAVLIIILSMAGFMAWYQLSQRKTGFENRLEDYANQYSPAVGFILVEYWLEIENEQMYRNMAEGTAFLVDSDGYMLTSRHVVCPWLEDTTLLATVQHFTAVDKIPELKYRIYLWFEGARAFNRVSRVIESPDLTDVYFIENAFSTESEPRLSIAGVPKPPVQTRQVITSPLKDDFAVIKIDQVPQGMEPLPLDIKLDSKSVPKLSRLITIGFPLGSRTQDEAVNASVTGGNVRRSFENVIQVDTSLYGGNSGGPFIDERGKVIGIAAGVAMDVAQGMMQAATPRWDLGMVLPITNAAQFLEELKAGQAKWNGELDFSIEKTLEEIKKKASEGLWAEAQTLADEELKGNPQPEMIMAAGMMHYCTGDNKGAAKLFSKTLSMDPANPEARLMQFLIDWLAGEGANSPYREQLLALDWRSPAEFQGHLVRVLEDLIDEVSALDSWHTDAEKSWLYYAISLIRVERQDWEGAEKLLREAVLTADTDAWEFFVVRAKLEQLQKRRRKALKTKAQWKTYNKDIETFNKSVAEKLEKDAKIKAELPLLMAKFIDQSVAIKEKREVLAKISEIYPDNRKVFVALAFYSAADGDWDKALEYIRTFLDSGGRQNADRMSLGILQAGILNKQGQADEARSSLEAFTARTMDPWYLIISDYLLGNLTERSLLEQAGESPENLLTAHTAVGLWAEGAGDKQKAIKHYREALGSFMDTWLEYDFAKERLSRLKQPASQ; encoded by the coding sequence ATGAGACTTTGCCCCCAATGTGACCAGCCAGTCGCCGAAGAAATTACGCTTTGCCCGTCGTGCGGCAATGAAATCGGCGAGGGCCGCAAATACATCGACGATTACCGTATCGTCGATATTCTACACGAAGGTCATTCCAGCTTTCTGTGCCGGGCCATCCGGGAACGAACCGGTGAGATGGTGATGATCCGCCTGTTTACGCCCCAGGCGGGGGTCGATGAAAAAGTGGCCGCCAGACTTACCCAGGAGCTGGAACGTCTCAAAAAACTGCCCGATAAAGGATTTGTGCGCCATTACGCCATTCGAAAATCTACCGACGGGCTGTGGTACCGCATTAGCGAATGGATTGACTCAGAAAGCTGGGGTGCCTTGTTGACTTCCGGGCGGCTGCAGGATCGTCAGATAGCTTTAGATCTGTTTTTTCAGATGGCTTCCATCCTGACCGTATTGCACCAGGAGGGTTACGTCATACCGCATCTGATTTTAAACGATATTATGCTGGTGCGCGCTGAAAGCGGACAGCTTGAGGTCAAGGTTGACTACAAACTTTCACGGTTTTTTGATCCCAAAAATGACCGGCCCGGGCCCATGCTCAAAAAATTGCTGAACGTCCACCCGGATATTGTCAACCACCGCCCCCTTGATTTCAGAAGCGATATCTGGTCGTTGGGAAAAATTTTCGTCGAGATGCTGTCTGCGGATCTGGATACAACTGATTATCTGGTCAAAGTCGACGAGCTCAATTTGCCGGAGGCCGCCAAAGTCCTGCTGAAAGTCATGCTGGCCGATGATCCGGACATCCGCCCGCGGTCCATGGCCGAGGTGGCCATATCCCTTGCACGCATCAAAGAAAAGCCTGTTGATGAAAAGCCCGAGCCTGTGCCGTCACCGGCAGCTGTTGCCCGCAGGTTGACTATCAAAGGGCTTCAGAATCGCATCAGCATTTTGGCGGTGTTAATCATCATATTATCGATGGCCGGATTTATGGCCTGGTATCAGCTTAGCCAACGCAAGACCGGATTTGAAAACCGTCTGGAGGATTATGCCAATCAATATTCACCAGCAGTCGGTTTTATCCTGGTAGAGTACTGGCTGGAAATCGAAAATGAGCAGATGTACCGCAATATGGCTGAGGGGACGGCTTTTTTGGTGGACAGCGACGGCTATATGCTGACCAGCCGTCACGTGGTGTGCCCCTGGTTGGAAGACACCACCCTTCTGGCCACTGTTCAGCATTTTACCGCGGTTGATAAGATACCGGAACTAAAATACCGTATCTATCTATGGTTTGAAGGCGCGCGGGCCTTTAACCGCGTCTCGCGCGTGATCGAAAGCCCGGATCTGACCGACGTTTATTTTATCGAGAATGCGTTTAGCACCGAATCCGAACCCCGCCTGTCTATCGCCGGTGTACCCAAGCCACCGGTTCAAACCCGTCAGGTGATTACCTCACCGCTCAAGGATGATTTTGCCGTCATAAAGATTGATCAGGTGCCGCAAGGGATGGAACCGCTGCCGTTGGACATAAAACTGGATTCTAAAAGTGTTCCCAAGCTCTCGCGACTGATTACCATCGGGTTTCCCCTGGGCAGCCGAACCCAGGATGAGGCCGTCAACGCCAGTGTTACCGGCGGCAATGTGCGCCGGTCTTTCGAAAATGTGATCCAGGTTGATACCTCTCTGTATGGCGGCAACAGTGGGGGGCCGTTCATCGATGAGCGCGGCAAGGTGATTGGCATTGCTGCCGGTGTTGCTATGGATGTGGCTCAAGGGATGATGCAGGCCGCAACGCCTCGCTGGGATCTGGGCATGGTTTTACCCATTACCAATGCCGCCCAGTTTCTTGAAGAATTAAAGGCCGGTCAGGCCAAGTGGAATGGTGAGCTTGATTTTTCAATCGAAAAAACACTTGAAGAAATCAAGAAAAAGGCCTCTGAAGGCTTGTGGGCCGAGGCCCAGACGCTCGCCGATGAAGAACTCAAGGGCAACCCGCAGCCGGAAATGATCATGGCGGCCGGCATGATGCATTATTGCACCGGGGATAACAAGGGTGCTGCCAAGCTTTTTTCAAAAACCCTTTCCATGGATCCTGCCAATCCAGAAGCCCGACTGATGCAGTTTTTAATTGACTGGCTAGCCGGTGAAGGTGCCAACAGTCCTTATCGTGAGCAGCTGTTGGCTTTGGATTGGCGCTCACCGGCTGAATTCCAGGGGCATCTGGTCCGGGTTTTAGAGGACTTAATCGATGAAGTGTCAGCCCTGGATAGCTGGCACACAGATGCTGAAAAAAGCTGGCTGTATTATGCCATCAGCCTGATCCGGGTTGAGCGACAGGATTGGGAAGGCGCTGAAAAGCTGCTCAGAGAAGCGGTGTTGACCGCCGATACGGACGCCTGGGAGTTTTTTGTGGTGCGCGCCAAGCTGGAGCAGCTGCAAAAACGTCGCCGCAAGGCACTCAAAACCAAAGCGCAATGGAAGACCTATAACAAGGACATTGAGACGTTTAACAAAAGCGTCGCGGAAAAGCTGGAAAAAGACGCTAAGATTAAAGCTGAATTGCCCCTATTGATGGCCAAATTTATCGATCAGAGTGTCGCGATCAAGGAAAAACGGGAAGTGCTTGCCAAAATATCGGAAATATACCCGGACAATCGTAAGGTTTTCGTGGCCTTGGCCTTTTACAGCGCCGCCGATGGAGATTGGGATAAAGCACTTGAATACATCCGTACTTTTTTAGATAGCGGCGGTCGTCAAAACGCAGATCGCATGAGTCTGGGAATTCTACAGGCCGGGATTTTAAACAAACAGGGCCAGGCCGATGAAGCCCGCTCAAGTCTTGAAGCATTTACGGCCCGAACCATGGACCCGTGGTATCTGATCATCAGCGATTATCTATTGGGTAATCTGACCGAAAGATCGCTGCTCGAGCAGGCCGGTGAGAGCCCCGAAAACCTATTGACCGCTCACACGGCTGTCGGGCTCTGGGCTGAAGGGGCCGGCGACAAACAAAAGGCCATCAAACACTACCGGGAGGCTCTGGGCTCTTTTATGGATACCTGGCTGGAATACGATTTTGCCAAAGAACGTCTGTCCCGCCTGAAACAGCCCGCCTCGCAATAA
- a CDS encoding NAD(P)-binding protein, whose translation MMQPVKILGGGIAGLTAAINLKQAGIDVEVHERKEFCGKSTGDFQLMENWIFEEDALAALKKFNITGNFYVKPWYSLEFISPSLKRCLKKSSEPLMYFLKRGPMEGAIDRALQKQVIDAHIPITFKSTLTVNDATIVAIGKHKPNFMMTGISFPFDHPDSVIVLYDDRLSHKMYTYITVADKIGQLVVINPIERTDHELRLDRSIKRFEEIFNVKISTIAHRFAAPLSLNFLKSARIDGRYYVGEAGGFQDGLSGFGLMYAFRSGYHAAQSIIQNDDYDLRWQSAMLKPIEVSHINRYLFEKLSNEGYEKLVNMLGSQNPAIVKLLGGDDLKSIVKKIYHHSPSYLLHPILFWRKLSPLYTFLLSLPGRLLSR comes from the coding sequence ATGATGCAACCAGTTAAAATCTTAGGCGGTGGTATCGCCGGTTTGACAGCCGCCATTAATTTGAAACAGGCGGGAATTGATGTCGAAGTACACGAGCGCAAAGAATTTTGCGGTAAATCGACAGGTGATTTTCAATTAATGGAAAACTGGATTTTCGAAGAAGATGCCTTAGCGGCATTGAAAAAATTTAACATCACCGGCAACTTTTATGTAAAACCCTGGTATTCTCTTGAATTTATAAGCCCCTCCTTAAAAAGGTGCCTAAAGAAATCTTCTGAACCCCTGATGTATTTTTTAAAAAGAGGGCCGATGGAAGGCGCTATTGACCGTGCTCTTCAAAAACAGGTGATCGATGCCCATATCCCCATCACGTTTAAGTCAACGCTCACCGTCAATGATGCGACGATCGTTGCCATTGGAAAACATAAACCCAACTTTATGATGACCGGCATTTCTTTCCCATTTGATCACCCGGATTCTGTTATCGTTTTGTATGATGACCGGCTGTCGCATAAAATGTATACTTATATTACAGTAGCGGATAAAATCGGGCAGCTGGTGGTCATCAATCCAATCGAAAGAACAGATCATGAGCTGCGTTTGGATCGGAGCATTAAACGCTTTGAAGAAATATTTAATGTTAAAATTTCAACCATTGCGCATCGCTTTGCCGCCCCCTTGAGCTTGAATTTCTTAAAGAGCGCCAGAATTGATGGCCGCTATTATGTCGGCGAGGCAGGCGGCTTTCAGGATGGCCTGTCTGGTTTTGGCTTGATGTACGCTTTCAGATCCGGATACCACGCAGCCCAAAGTATCATCCAAAACGATGACTATGACCTGCGCTGGCAATCGGCTATGCTCAAACCCATAGAAGTTTCCCATATCAACAGATACCTGTTTGAAAAATTATCCAACGAGGGTTACGAAAAATTGGTCAACATGCTGGGTAGTCAAAATCCGGCTATTGTCAAATTACTTGGTGGCGATGATCTAAAAAGCATCGTAAAAAAAATCTACCACCATAGCCCTTCTTATTTGTTGCATCCCATCCTATTTTGGCGCAAGCTGTCGCCATTATACACTTTTTTGCTTTCGCTGCCGGGGCGTTTGTTGTCCCGTTGA